ATACAGGTATTTACCTTGCCTATCCTGTTTGATTTGTCGATTAGCGAATTGTCTTAAGGATTGTGTACGCATCTTCCTATCCGCAAAAATGAATTAAAAAATAAATGCCCTGTGTATTGTTTAGTGTTGGTCGAGCGGTTTCACTCTCTGTTGAAACCAGCAAAGCCGTAAAGCTCGAAGAAGCGGGGCAAATCAATCGTTATAAGGCAAACGATCTCGCCGGCACTGCTGTAGTTTTTCTGGGGGTTTTCTCCTCAATAAAATAAAGTAAATGCAAGCGATAAAGCAGGGCTTTATCTCTAATCCATGGTCAAATGAAATGACTTAGAGTTCCGAAGAACTCCCTTTACCGAACGGTAAAGGTTCCTGAAGGGTTTCCCGACTATACGTCCAGCCACAAGGTTAGGGAATGAGAGTGGCTTAGCATAAGACGCCTAAGCGTTTCATCGGATTTTCACCGATTCATCAGTCATGCTGCATCTAAAAAATAACAAAGTGTAGATCTGGGAGCAATACCGTTACAGGAAATATTTTGTCCTATCTTATCTGGTGCGTCAGGACAGATGATCTTTTAAGTCTTAGTGTTGGAGGGTCAGTGATGTTGAATATTCCTGCGTCACTGCACAATATTGCAGTGATGCATTTAGTAAAAATGTAATTATTTATCTATACTTTAACGTCACAGATCATGGATTAATTGGGAGTGAAAAATATGAAGGTTGAAATTCAAGTAGGCGATGTAGTGAAACTGAATTCTGGCGGACCAAATATGGCCATAGAATCTATTGATAAAGATGATAATATGAGCTGTACTTGGTTTGAAGGTAGTCAAAGGTTATCATCAGCATTTCATAAAGATCTTTTAAAAAAAGTAACTCCAATTGGTAATACTTTTAAAGTAGGTAGAGGCTGATATTATTTTTTAAGTTTAAGTGAGTAAAATGACTGAAAATAAAGACAAACCAGAAAGTAATAGAGCATCAAAAATAGGACGAGCAGCCCTCCAAGCCGTTGGGGGAGTAATTCCTTTGGTTGGTGGAGGGCTCTCTGCTATTGCAGGATATTGGTCTGAAAAAGAACAGGATAGAGCAAATAAATTTTTTGAACATTGGCTTTGTATGCTTGAGGATGAGCTAAAGGAAAAATATAGAACTGTTATTGAGATAATGGCAAGACTCGATTTACAGGATAAAAAAATTATTGAACGAATTGAAAGCAAAGAATACCAGTCGTTGATGCGAAAAGCTTTTAGAGATTGGTCGGGTGCTGAAAGTGAAGAGAAAAGGGTTTTAATTAGAAATATTTTATCTAATACAGCAGCTACTAATTTGGTTAGCGACGATGTAATCAAGCTTTTTATTGATTGGATTGATATCTATTCTGAATTTCATTTTAAAGTAATAAGCGCTATATATAATACAAATGGAATAACAAGAGCAGGAATATGGAAAAAGATGAATAAAATAGCCGTTAGAGAAGATTCAGCAGATGCAGACCTATTTAAATTGTTAATTAGAGATCTGTCCACTGGCGGAGTTATTAGACAATATAGACAAACTGATTATCATGGAAGGTATTTAAAAAGTAGCAGCAAAAGTGGATCTAACACCCAAAGTAATACTGTTAAATCTGCATTTGATGATATTGAGCCATATGAGCTAACCCAACTGGGCAAACAATTTGTTCATTATGCTATGACTGATCTACCTCCTAAAATAGAGTTTGATATAAATTCAATGTGATTTCCCTAGTATAAAATTATATTTACACAGCATATATATAGGATTCAGTTTCTGGTCACATGTCCTAGTTTATTGTGCTTTTTAAATTTTAAAAATTTCCATTTGCTCAATAGTACCAACAATTTTTATATCTAGTTTTTTTTCATATTTTAATATGAGACTGACTTTTTCAAGAAAATGATAAATTTCGGAACCAATTAGGTATTCATCTGAATTTAATTTTACTATTTTGGACCCAAAAATTTCTTTTGCTTCATCTTTATCTATTACAAAAGAATGATCTTTATATTCATACACTAATCTATGTGATATTTCGTCAGGTTTATTGGCTAGTAATTTTGTTTTGTTTTCTAATAAACGAATAGCATAATGTTCAGCGGATCCTGAAATTCTTTCAAAATAACCCAATTGTTCTAATGTAAGAGTTTTAGCCAAATATTCAGCAAACATGTTTGATGTTTCTGGGAATTTTTTACAAAGATCACAA
The DNA window shown above is from Legionella sp. PC997 and carries:
- a CDS encoding YodC family protein, producing MKVEIQVGDVVKLNSGGPNMAIESIDKDDNMSCTWFEGSQRLSSAFHKDLLKKVTPIGNTFKVGRG